A single genomic interval of Methyloceanibacter caenitepidi harbors:
- a CDS encoding GlsB/YeaQ/YmgE family stress response membrane protein gives MSLIIFLVVGLIAGVLASYLMGRKNDLLTNLLIGVVGAVVGGLLGGVVGITASNLLGQVIIATAGAVLCIWLWQRMR, from the coding sequence ATGTCGCTCATCATCTTCCTTGTGGTCGGCCTGATCGCCGGCGTTCTCGCCTCGTATCTGATGGGGCGTAAAAACGATCTTCTCACCAATCTGTTGATCGGCGTCGTGGGCGCCGTCGTGGGTGGCCTGCTGGGCGGCGTCGTCGGCATCACCGCCTCGAACCTCCTTGGCCAAGTCATCATCGCGACCGCAGGCGCCGTTCTGTGTATTTGGCTTTGGCAGCGGATGCGCTAG
- a CDS encoding GlsB/YeaQ/YmgE family stress response membrane protein yields MEAHGLFSMPGVGFLGLIIIGILAGYIAEKITASDHGLFTNFLVGIAGSFLGGTLARVIGVEFYGWLGNLIVASIGAVIVIWLWRKINP; encoded by the coding sequence ATGGAAGCGCACGGTTTGTTCTCGATGCCAGGTGTCGGCTTTCTCGGCTTGATAATCATCGGCATCCTCGCCGGTTACATCGCCGAGAAGATCACGGCATCCGACCACGGCTTGTTCACGAATTTCCTGGTCGGTATCGCCGGTTCGTTTCTCGGCGGCACGCTGGCGCGGGTTATCGGCGTCGAGTTCTACGGCTGGCTCGGCAATCTGATCGTCGCCTCGATCGGCGCCGTCATCGTCATCTGGCTTTGGCGTAAGATCAATCCGTAG
- the lipA gene encoding lipoyl synthase — MVTLLNTVDTPSKRPRHPEKARLPDTPVMRKPAWIRVKAPGNNTFDGTRETLRRHGLHTVCEEAACPNIGECWSKRHATVMIMGDVCTRACAFCNVATGKPAHLDPDEPERTAGAIAELGLTHVVVTSVDRDDLADGGAAHFARTITAIREAAPETTIEVLTPDFMRKEGALEIVLDARPDVFNHNIETVPSLYRRIRPGADFSHSTWLLKEAKRLDPAVFTKSGIMVGLGETDDEVESVMDDLRSADVDFLTIGQYLQPTRKHAAVDRFVTPERFADYKRIAEAKGFLLVASTPLTRSSYHAAEDFEQLKAARLASLHS, encoded by the coding sequence ATGGTTACACTGCTGAACACGGTTGACACTCCGAGCAAGCGCCCACGCCATCCCGAAAAGGCGCGGCTTCCCGATACGCCCGTGATGCGCAAACCCGCTTGGATCCGCGTGAAGGCGCCGGGAAATAATACGTTCGACGGCACGCGCGAGACGTTGCGGCGGCACGGTCTCCATACGGTCTGCGAAGAGGCCGCTTGCCCCAATATCGGCGAATGCTGGTCGAAGCGGCATGCCACCGTGATGATCATGGGCGATGTGTGTACGCGTGCCTGCGCCTTCTGCAATGTCGCCACGGGCAAGCCGGCGCATCTGGATCCGGATGAGCCGGAGCGCACGGCGGGCGCCATTGCCGAGCTCGGCCTGACCCATGTGGTCGTCACGTCCGTAGATAGGGACGACCTTGCCGATGGCGGCGCGGCCCATTTCGCGCGCACCATCACCGCGATACGAGAAGCGGCGCCGGAAACCACGATCGAGGTTTTGACGCCGGACTTCATGCGCAAGGAGGGTGCCCTCGAGATCGTCCTGGACGCGCGTCCCGACGTCTTCAACCACAACATCGAGACGGTGCCGTCGCTTTATCGGCGCATCCGTCCGGGTGCCGACTTTTCTCATTCCACGTGGTTGCTCAAAGAGGCAAAGCGTCTCGACCCGGCCGTCTTCACAAAATCAGGCATCATGGTTGGCCTCGGCGAAACCGACGACGAGGTCGAGAGCGTCATGGACGATCTACGCTCCGCGGACGTGGATTTCCTCACGATCGGCCAGTACTTGCAGCCGACGCGGAAGCACGCCGCCGTCGACCGTTTCGTCACGCCCGAGCGGTTTGCTGACTACAAACGAATCGCCGAGGCCAAGGGCTTCCTTCTTGTCGCATCGACACCGCTGACGCGCTCGTCCTATCACGCGGCAGAAGACTTCGAGCAACTGAAAGCGGCGCGGCTTGCGAGCCTCCACAGCTAG
- a CDS encoding type II toxin-antitoxin system RatA family toxin, translating into MQTYETRHRVAHGADEMYALVANVEDYPKFLPLCEELTIARRETVGGKEVLTALMEVGYKLIRERFTSRVTLDPAARSILVEYVDGPFEHLENRWVFEPLGAGASEIDFYIAYRFRSRIFERLVGSLFDKAVRKYTDAFEARADQIYGVKGRVLTS; encoded by the coding sequence ATGCAAACTTACGAAACCCGACACCGCGTCGCCCACGGGGCTGACGAGATGTATGCGCTGGTCGCGAATGTGGAGGACTATCCGAAGTTCCTGCCGCTCTGCGAAGAGCTCACCATCGCGCGCCGCGAGACCGTCGGTGGCAAAGAGGTTCTCACCGCCCTGATGGAGGTCGGATACAAACTCATCCGCGAACGGTTCACCAGCCGGGTCACGCTCGACCCAGCGGCGCGGTCGATCCTCGTCGAGTATGTCGACGGGCCTTTCGAGCATCTGGAAAATCGCTGGGTGTTCGAACCGCTAGGCGCAGGCGCATCGGAGATCGACTTCTACATCGCTTACCGGTTCCGCTCACGCATATTCGAGAGGCTGGTCGGCAGCTTATTCGACAAGGCGGTCCGCAAATACACGGACGCTTTCGAAGCGCGCGCGGACCAGATCTATGGCGTGAAGGGCCGGGTGCTCACAAGCTAG
- a CDS encoding CinA family protein gives MSEAPSHEALTALAAEVLEVARERGDLIATAESCTGGLVSAALTSVPGSSDVFDRGFVTYSNTAKSEMLNVPFWLIEKHGAVSEEVARAMVGGALAHSNATMAVAITGIAGPGGGTADKPVGLVHFAAERRDVPTQHQRVEFGDVGRDEVRRLSVERALLMLRALA, from the coding sequence GTGAGCGAGGCCCCGTCACACGAGGCGTTGACGGCGCTGGCCGCTGAGGTGCTCGAGGTCGCGCGTGAACGTGGTGATCTGATCGCAACGGCGGAATCGTGCACCGGCGGGCTGGTGTCGGCCGCCCTCACATCCGTTCCGGGATCGTCGGACGTGTTCGACCGCGGGTTCGTCACTTACTCCAACACGGCCAAGTCTGAAATGCTGAATGTCCCCTTCTGGCTGATCGAGAAACATGGCGCGGTGAGCGAGGAGGTCGCGCGCGCCATGGTAGGCGGCGCATTGGCCCACAGCAACGCGACCATGGCCGTGGCCATTACCGGCATCGCCGGGCCCGGCGGCGGGACGGCCGACAAACCGGTCGGATTGGTGCACTTCGCGGCGGAACGCCGGGACGTGCCGACACAGCATCAGCGTGTTGAGTTTGGCGACGTTGGCCGCGACGAAGTTCGGCGCCTGAGCGTGGAACGCGCGCTCCTCATGTTGCGCGCCCTCGCCTAG
- a CDS encoding bifunctional 2-C-methyl-D-erythritol 4-phosphate cytidylyltransferase/2-C-methyl-D-erythritol 2,4-cyclodiphosphate synthase yields the protein MTVAALIVAAGRGARASTDASQPKQYCEIGGAPMLARTLSVFAAHPGVQDILVVIHPDDVALYDAATASFASDILPAVLGGARRQDSVRLGLEALADKAPAKVLIHDAARPFADEALVSRVIDALEASPGALPCLPVTDTLKREDSGRVAGTVPREGLLRAQTPQGFNFEAILTAHRAAARDSTLEFTDDTSVAEWFGINVAIVEGSEHNRKLTTAEDLMIADQLMRQSAPAGTMRVGSGYDVHRLGPGDAVTLCGVVIPHTRTLLGHSDADVGLHALTDALLGTIADGDIGAHFPPTDARWRGASSDMFLKDAGERIAALGGTIVHADVTLICETPKIGPHRDAMRGAIADILGLSLGQVSVKATTNEQLGFIGREEGIAAMATATVMLP from the coding sequence GTGACTGTCGCAGCGTTGATCGTGGCTGCCGGGCGGGGCGCGCGGGCCTCCACTGACGCATCGCAGCCGAAGCAATACTGCGAAATCGGCGGCGCGCCGATGCTGGCCCGCACCTTATCGGTTTTCGCCGCCCATCCGGGTGTACAAGACATCCTCGTCGTCATTCACCCAGACGATGTGGCGTTGTATGACGCGGCCACCGCCTCGTTTGCATCTGACATCCTGCCTGCCGTTCTGGGCGGCGCGCGTCGTCAGGACAGTGTCCGTCTTGGGCTGGAAGCGCTCGCTGACAAGGCGCCGGCGAAGGTTCTGATCCACGACGCCGCGCGGCCCTTCGCCGACGAAGCGTTGGTCTCGCGCGTGATCGATGCGCTGGAGGCGTCGCCCGGCGCCCTGCCCTGTCTGCCCGTGACCGACACGCTGAAACGCGAGGACTCCGGGCGTGTGGCCGGCACCGTGCCGCGCGAGGGACTGCTCCGCGCGCAGACACCGCAGGGTTTCAACTTCGAGGCGATCCTAACGGCACACCGGGCGGCCGCCCGGGATTCGACACTCGAGTTCACGGACGATACTTCCGTGGCCGAGTGGTTCGGGATCAACGTGGCGATCGTCGAAGGCTCGGAACACAATCGGAAGCTGACCACGGCGGAGGACTTGATGATCGCCGATCAACTGATGCGCCAGAGCGCTCCCGCCGGCACCATGCGCGTCGGGTCGGGGTATGACGTGCACAGGCTGGGACCCGGCGATGCCGTCACGCTCTGCGGTGTGGTCATTCCCCACACGCGGACGCTGCTCGGTCACAGCGATGCCGATGTGGGTCTGCATGCGCTGACCGACGCCCTGCTCGGCACGATCGCCGATGGGGACATCGGCGCGCACTTCCCGCCCACGGATGCACGATGGCGCGGCGCCAGTTCGGATATGTTCCTGAAGGACGCGGGCGAGCGGATCGCGGCACTTGGCGGCACGATCGTGCATGCCGATGTGACGCTGATCTGCGAGACGCCGAAGATCGGGCCGCATCGCGATGCCATGCGCGGCGCGATTGCGGACATTCTCGGTCTCAGCCTCGGCCAAGTCAGCGTGAAGGCCACCACGAACGAGCAGCTCGGTTTCATTGGCCGCGAGGAAGGTATCGCTGCCATGGCCACGGCAACGGTGATGCTGCCGTGA
- a CDS encoding two-component system sensor histidine kinase NtrB, whose protein sequence is MEALPHPLLVIGKGLAIDYVNSAAEDFFQMSASVLCRHSLLDVVAFGCPLIALVEQVQRNGTTVNEYGVELSSFRFESTKLVDLYGGPVAVGDGSVMVMIQQRSMAQMIERQLTHRGAARSVSGLAAVLAHEIKNPLSGIRGAAQLLEGDCDESDRTLTQLICSESDRICKLVDRMEIFGDERPLQREPVNIHDVLDHVKQVASTGFASNIKIVENYDPSLPPVPGSRDKLVQVFLNLVKNAAEAIGDSRKDGQITLSTAFRPGVRLSVPGSQARVSLPLEIAVEDNGSGVPADLIQHLFDPFVSTKPSGTGLGLALVAKIIGDHGGIIECDSRPRYTVFRALMPMASRDGTTRTAETTEQDEAHI, encoded by the coding sequence GTGGAAGCCCTTCCGCATCCACTTCTGGTCATCGGCAAGGGACTTGCCATCGACTATGTGAACTCGGCGGCCGAGGACTTCTTCCAGATGAGCGCCAGCGTGCTGTGCCGACACAGCCTGCTGGACGTCGTCGCCTTCGGATGCCCTCTCATCGCGCTCGTGGAGCAAGTTCAACGCAATGGAACAACCGTCAACGAATACGGTGTCGAGCTGAGCTCATTCCGTTTCGAATCCACGAAGCTCGTCGACCTGTATGGCGGACCGGTAGCGGTCGGCGACGGCTCGGTGATGGTGATGATCCAGCAGCGCAGCATGGCGCAAATGATCGAACGCCAGCTGACCCATCGCGGAGCCGCGCGGTCCGTCTCCGGTCTTGCCGCGGTTCTGGCACACGAGATCAAAAATCCGCTCTCGGGTATCCGCGGCGCGGCGCAGCTTCTCGAGGGCGACTGCGACGAGTCCGACCGCACGCTGACCCAGTTGATCTGCTCGGAGTCGGACCGCATCTGCAAACTGGTCGACCGGATGGAAATATTCGGGGACGAACGCCCGCTGCAGCGCGAGCCGGTGAACATCCATGACGTGCTCGACCATGTGAAGCAGGTGGCCTCGACGGGATTCGCCAGCAACATCAAGATCGTCGAGAATTACGATCCGTCTTTGCCGCCGGTTCCCGGCAGCCGCGACAAGCTCGTGCAGGTGTTCCTGAACCTCGTCAAGAATGCCGCGGAGGCGATCGGCGACTCCCGCAAGGACGGTCAGATCACGTTGTCGACGGCCTTCCGCCCGGGCGTGAGGCTGTCCGTACCCGGAAGCCAGGCCCGCGTGAGCCTACCGCTGGAAATCGCCGTCGAGGACAACGGCAGCGGCGTTCCCGCCGACCTGATCCAACACCTGTTCGATCCATTCGTGTCCACCAAACCATCCGGGACAGGCCTGGGCCTTGCCCTGGTTGCGAAAATCATCGGGGACCACGGCGGCATCATCGAGTGCGATTCACGGCCGCGCTACACGGTGTTCCGTGCACTGATGCCGATGGCGAGCCGCGACGGGACAACGCGGACCGCGGAAACAACCGAACAAGACGAAGCACACATCTAA
- the ntrC gene encoding nitrogen regulation protein NR(I) encodes MGKGNILIADDDAAIRTVLNQALARAGYAPRATGNAATLWRWVSQGDGDLIITDVVMPDESAFDLIPRIKKLRPDLPIVVMSAQNTFMTAVTAAERGAYEYLPKPFDLNELVSVVSRALAEPRKKVQPLTAESSDGMPLIGRCPAMQDIYRVLARLTQTDLTVMITGESGTGKELVSRALHEYGKRRNGPFVAINMAAIPRELIESELFGHEKGAFTGAQTRHVGRFEQAEGGTLFLDEIGDMPMEAQTRLLRVLQEGEYTTVGGRTPIRTNVRIIAATNRDLQQQIDQGLFREDLYYRLNVVPLRLPPLRERLEDIPDLVRHFLAIAEKEGLPPKSFEAGAIERLKRHTWPGNVRELENLVRRLSAIYTQDIVTVDMVESEFAPTSRPASFSDAPEATADLSEAVERYLSDYFMSFGQDLPPAGLYTRILRKVESPLITAALAATRGNQIRAADLLGVNRNTLRKKIRDLGIKVIRTPAA; translated from the coding sequence ATGGGAAAAGGCAATATCCTGATCGCCGACGACGACGCGGCAATCCGAACGGTTCTGAACCAGGCACTTGCCCGCGCCGGCTACGCGCCGCGCGCGACCGGGAACGCCGCGACGCTGTGGCGTTGGGTTAGCCAAGGCGACGGGGATCTCATCATCACCGACGTGGTGATGCCGGACGAAAGCGCGTTCGATTTGATTCCGCGCATCAAGAAGCTGCGGCCGGACCTGCCGATCGTCGTGATGAGCGCCCAGAACACGTTCATGACCGCCGTCACCGCGGCAGAGCGGGGGGCGTACGAATATCTGCCCAAGCCCTTCGATCTGAATGAGCTCGTTTCGGTTGTCAGCCGTGCGCTCGCGGAACCCCGCAAGAAGGTACAGCCGCTCACCGCCGAGTCCTCGGACGGCATGCCGCTGATCGGGCGCTGCCCCGCGATGCAGGACATCTACCGCGTCCTGGCGCGGCTGACGCAGACCGATCTCACCGTGATGATCACCGGCGAGTCAGGCACCGGCAAGGAGTTGGTCTCCCGCGCGCTGCACGAATACGGCAAGCGGCGAAACGGTCCGTTCGTGGCGATCAACATGGCGGCCATCCCCAGAGAACTCATCGAGTCCGAGTTGTTCGGACATGAGAAGGGGGCCTTTACCGGAGCCCAGACCCGGCATGTGGGCCGCTTCGAACAGGCCGAAGGCGGCACGCTCTTCCTGGACGAGATCGGCGACATGCCGATGGAGGCACAAACGCGCCTCCTGCGCGTGCTGCAGGAAGGCGAGTACACGACAGTGGGCGGACGAACGCCCATCCGTACCAATGTCCGGATCATCGCCGCGACGAACCGCGATCTGCAGCAGCAGATCGATCAAGGCCTGTTCCGCGAGGATCTATACTACCGGCTCAACGTGGTCCCGCTGCGCCTGCCGCCCTTGCGCGAACGGCTCGAGGACATTCCCGACCTCGTGCGTCATTTCCTTGCAATCGCCGAAAAGGAGGGACTCCCGCCAAAGAGCTTCGAAGCCGGCGCTATTGAGCGCCTCAAGCGACACACCTGGCCGGGCAATGTGCGCGAACTCGAGAACCTGGTCCGCAGGCTGTCGGCCATCTACACCCAAGACATCGTGACCGTCGACATGGTGGAAAGCGAGTTCGCCCCAACCTCTCGTCCGGCCTCCTTCAGCGATGCGCCCGAAGCCACGGCGGATTTGTCCGAAGCGGTGGAGCGCTACCTCAGCGACTATTTCATGAGCTTCGGCCAGGACCTTCCGCCGGCCGGGCTCTACACGAGAATCCTGCGGAAAGTGGAATCGCCGCTGATCACGGCGGCGCTGGCCGCAACGCGCGGCAATCAGATTCGCGCCGCCGACCTGCTCGGCGTGAATCGCAATACGCTGCGGAAAAAGATCCGCGACCTCGGGATCAAAGTCATCCGGACTCCCGCAGCGTAA
- a CDS encoding sensor histidine kinase NtrY-like, with translation MRDPEPDKKITKAGSKLVAPPKVAHERDPEGQTTVPAKRRRLQFTLGLIIMVLSLCAGLATYLVLTGLTPIVPTQQVVVTTLLINAVLVVAMLGLIAWQVTGLWLARRRHEAGAQLHVRIVSLFSVIAVVPAIALAIFASVSLDRGLDHWFSSRTKSIIQNSIDVATAYLQEHGQVIRADTVGMAKDIDEAVELVRARPQGFGSFLRAQAGIRAIPAAYLIDSEGKMLATAASMPNIPYRAPPPEAMDLAKKGQVIVIAPGKTSLVGAIKSLDNFDDTYLYVIRPVNARVLQQLRATRANVAEYQLLEQRRTGVQVAFGLMYVTIALTLLLSAIWIGMWFANRLVAPIGQLMGAAEEISHGNLGVKVRVNPADGDLAVLGSTFNTMASELKTQRDELVGANATLDEHNRFMSAVLSGVTAGVVGVDADGTVNLVNPSAEELLGLKGADLVGTQLADAVPEFGPQLKRARKPGRRPGTDQVTLRRRGSERNFAVRVTSEGDGQGYVVTFDDITELVIAQRSTAWADVARRIAHEIKNPLTPIQLSAERIRRKYGKVITEDREIFEQCTDTIVRQVSDIGRMVDEFSAFARMPKPVMELHDVREIVREAVFLFQVSRPDIDFTLELPDKPVMTMSDQRLLTQAVTNLVKNASEGIDTAVENDPERAGTGEITARVAAKGDRVHITIIDNGCGLPKEDRDRLIEPYMTTRVKGTGLGLAIVQRITEQHGGKLRLADAPKRGGKVEGASVQIDLPIVTREDMDKDVAVGSVSEPKTSEASAEEEEVTHGV, from the coding sequence TTGCGCGACCCCGAACCAGATAAAAAAATAACCAAGGCAGGCAGCAAGTTAGTTGCTCCACCAAAAGTCGCGCATGAGCGCGATCCCGAGGGGCAGACCACAGTTCCGGCCAAGCGCCGCCGGCTTCAATTCACACTCGGCCTGATCATTATGGTGCTGTCCCTCTGCGCGGGACTGGCCACCTATTTGGTTCTGACGGGCCTTACGCCGATCGTGCCGACGCAGCAGGTGGTCGTGACCACTTTGCTCATCAACGCGGTGCTGGTCGTCGCCATGCTGGGGTTGATTGCCTGGCAAGTGACGGGCCTATGGCTCGCCAGGCGGCGACACGAGGCAGGCGCGCAGCTCCACGTTCGGATTGTCAGCCTGTTCAGCGTCATCGCGGTCGTACCGGCCATCGCGCTTGCGATTTTCGCCAGCGTGTCGCTCGATCGCGGCCTCGATCACTGGTTCTCGAGCCGCACGAAGTCGATCATCCAGAATTCGATCGACGTGGCCACGGCCTATCTCCAGGAGCACGGTCAGGTCATCCGCGCCGACACGGTCGGCATGGCCAAGGACATCGACGAGGCGGTGGAACTCGTGCGGGCGCGGCCGCAGGGTTTCGGGAGCTTCTTGCGCGCTCAGGCCGGCATCCGCGCGATCCCCGCAGCGTATCTGATCGATAGCGAAGGCAAGATGCTCGCGACAGCCGCGTCCATGCCGAACATCCCGTATCGCGCGCCGCCGCCAGAAGCGATGGATCTTGCCAAGAAGGGGCAGGTGATCGTGATCGCGCCCGGCAAGACCAGCCTGGTCGGCGCGATCAAGAGCCTCGACAATTTCGACGACACCTATCTCTACGTTATCCGCCCGGTGAACGCGCGCGTGCTCCAGCAGCTGCGCGCGACGCGCGCCAATGTCGCCGAGTATCAATTGCTCGAGCAACGGCGCACCGGCGTGCAGGTCGCCTTCGGCCTCATGTATGTGACCATCGCGCTGACTCTGCTGTTGTCGGCGATCTGGATCGGTATGTGGTTCGCCAACCGCCTCGTTGCGCCGATCGGCCAACTGATGGGCGCGGCAGAAGAGATCAGCCATGGAAATCTCGGTGTGAAGGTCAGAGTCAACCCGGCCGACGGCGATCTCGCCGTGCTCGGCTCGACGTTCAACACCATGGCCTCCGAACTCAAGACCCAGCGCGATGAACTGGTTGGCGCCAACGCGACGCTCGACGAGCACAACCGCTTCATGTCCGCCGTGCTTTCCGGCGTGACCGCCGGCGTTGTCGGCGTCGATGCGGATGGCACCGTCAACCTCGTGAACCCTTCGGCGGAGGAGCTGCTTGGGCTCAAGGGCGCGGATCTCGTCGGAACGCAGCTCGCCGACGCCGTGCCCGAATTCGGACCGCAGCTGAAGCGGGCCCGCAAGCCTGGGAGGCGGCCGGGAACCGACCAAGTCACGCTTCGCCGGCGCGGGTCGGAACGCAATTTCGCCGTCCGCGTGACGAGCGAAGGGGACGGGCAGGGCTATGTCGTCACCTTCGACGACATCACGGAGCTCGTCATTGCGCAGCGCTCTACGGCGTGGGCCGACGTCGCGCGCCGCATCGCGCACGAGATCAAGAACCCGCTCACGCCGATCCAGCTATCCGCCGAACGCATTCGCCGGAAATACGGAAAGGTCATTACCGAGGACCGCGAAATCTTCGAACAGTGCACGGATACGATCGTGCGCCAGGTGTCGGACATCGGGCGGATGGTGGATGAGTTCTCCGCCTTTGCGCGCATGCCGAAGCCCGTGATGGAACTGCATGACGTACGCGAGATCGTGCGCGAGGCCGTCTTCCTGTTCCAGGTGAGCCGGCCGGATATCGATTTCACGCTCGAACTCCCGGACAAACCAGTCATGACTATGTCCGACCAACGCTTACTCACCCAGGCCGTGACCAACCTGGTTAAGAACGCGAGCGAGGGCATCGACACGGCGGTCGAAAACGATCCCGAACGCGCGGGCACCGGCGAGATTACGGCGAGGGTGGCCGCCAAGGGCGACCGCGTTCACATCACCATCATCGACAATGGTTGCGGCCTGCCCAAAGAGGACCGCGACCGTCTGATCGAGCCTTACATGACGACCCGTGTCAAAGGCACGGGACTTGGATTGGCCATCGTGCAGCGCATTACCGAGCAGCACGGCGGCAAATTGCGGCTGGCTGACGCTCCAAAGCGCGGCGGCAAAGTGGAGGGGGCATCGGTGCAGATCGATCTGCCGATCGTGACGCGTGAGGATATGGACAAGGACGTTGCCGTCGGTTCCGTATCCGAGCCCAAGACGAGTGAAGCGTCTGCCGAAGAAGAGGAAGTAACTCATGGCGTCTGA
- a CDS encoding sigma-54-dependent transcriptional regulator: MASDILIVDDEADIRELISGILEDEGHGTRLAKDSDETLQAIEERRPSLVILDIWLQGSRLDGLDLLEEIKKAHPDLPVIIISGHGNIETAVSAIQRGAYDYIEKPFKADRLVLITARALETSKLKRENRELRERSSYSSEMIGKSAAIGQLHQAIEKVAPTNSRVLISGPSGCGKELAARVMHAKSHRADGPFVVLNAAAMVPERMELELFGTEEGTGSGPRKVGALEEAHGGTLYIDEVADMPLETQAKILRVLVEQRFQRLGGGPKVHVDVRVVSSTSHDLQKEISAGRLREDLYHRLNVVPIRIPGLSERREDVPDLVRYFVQTISVASGLPPRRIGEDAMAVLQSHEWPGNVRQLRNNVERLMILVGGDADTIVTADMLPDEIVSPVPLTPNGAGGEHLMSLPLRDAREIFEREYLLAQVNRFGGNISRTAEFVGMERSALHRKLRALGVNSNERNAAMR, translated from the coding sequence ATGGCGTCTGACATCCTGATCGTCGACGACGAGGCCGATATCAGGGAGCTCATTTCCGGCATCCTTGAGGACGAGGGTCACGGCACACGGCTCGCAAAGGACAGCGACGAAACGCTGCAAGCCATTGAAGAACGGCGGCCTTCGCTCGTCATTCTCGACATCTGGCTCCAAGGCTCGCGGCTCGACGGACTCGATCTTCTGGAGGAGATCAAGAAGGCTCATCCGGACCTGCCCGTAATCATCATAAGCGGCCACGGCAATATCGAGACGGCCGTGTCGGCCATCCAGCGGGGCGCCTACGATTACATCGAAAAGCCTTTCAAGGCCGACCGGCTGGTGCTCATCACCGCGCGCGCGCTCGAGACATCGAAGCTCAAGCGCGAGAACAGGGAGTTGCGGGAACGCAGTTCCTATTCCTCGGAAATGATCGGCAAGTCGGCCGCCATCGGCCAGCTGCATCAGGCTATCGAGAAGGTCGCCCCCACGAACAGCCGCGTACTGATTAGCGGCCCCTCCGGATGCGGCAAGGAACTTGCCGCGCGGGTGATGCACGCCAAGTCGCACCGGGCCGACGGGCCTTTCGTCGTCCTTAACGCGGCGGCAATGGTGCCGGAGCGGATGGAACTCGAACTCTTCGGAACCGAGGAGGGGACCGGCTCGGGACCCCGGAAGGTCGGCGCGCTCGAGGAGGCCCATGGCGGGACGCTCTACATCGACGAAGTCGCCGACATGCCGCTGGAGACCCAAGCCAAGATCCTGCGGGTGCTGGTCGAACAGCGCTTCCAGCGTCTCGGCGGCGGCCCCAAGGTCCATGTGGACGTGCGCGTCGTCTCCTCGACCAGCCACGACCTCCAGAAGGAGATTTCCGCGGGGCGCCTGCGCGAGGACCTCTACCACCGCCTCAACGTCGTGCCGATCCGTATCCCAGGACTCTCCGAGCGCCGTGAGGACGTGCCGGACCTCGTGCGCTATTTTGTGCAGACCATTTCCGTTGCCTCAGGCTTGCCGCCGCGCCGGATCGGCGAGGACGCCATGGCCGTTCTTCAGTCCCACGAATGGCCGGGCAATGTCCGTCAGCTCCGCAACAACGTGGAGCGCCTTATGATCCTCGTGGGAGGCGACGCCGACACGATTGTCACGGCCGACATGCTTCCCGACGAGATCGTCTCGCCGGTGCCGCTGACGCCCAACGGGGCGGGCGGGGAGCACCTGATGTCGCTGCCGCTGCGCGATGCCCGCGAGATCTTCGAGCGGGAATACCTCCTCGCCCAGGTCAACCGCTTCGGCGGAAACATCTCCCGTACGGCCGAATTCGTTGGCATGGAACGCTCCGCGCTCCACCGGAAACTTCGCGCATTAGGTGTCAATTCGAATGAAAGAAACGCCGCAATGCGTTAG
- the hfq gene encoding RNA chaperone Hfq yields the protein MPTERTQSLQDTFLNHVRKAKIPLTIFLVNGVKLQGVVTWFDNFCVLLRRDGHSQLVYKHAISTIMPGQPIQLADITDAEGTAE from the coding sequence ATGCCGACAGAGCGCACGCAAAGCTTGCAAGACACTTTTCTCAATCACGTTCGTAAAGCCAAGATCCCGCTCACGATTTTCCTTGTGAACGGCGTCAAGCTTCAAGGCGTCGTGACATGGTTCGACAATTTTTGCGTTCTACTGCGCCGGGACGGACACTCGCAGCTCGTCTACAAGCATGCAATCTCGACAATCATGCCCGGCCAGCCTATTCAGCTTGCTGACATCACCGATGCGGAAGGTACCGCGGAGTAA